The following are from one region of the Arachis duranensis cultivar V14167 chromosome 10, aradu.V14167.gnm2.J7QH, whole genome shotgun sequence genome:
- the LOC107470204 gene encoding transcription factor RF2b, whose protein sequence is MSFSHHRRTQSELHVRIPDEFDLDLDMDPVSDHQLPPFSPASATVPPIVDISKTTVRPGHRRSNSADGTSSSSLLLEGIEAKKAMSPDKLAELWTVDPKRAKRILANRKSAARSKERRACYVVELERKIQVLQTEATTLSAQLNLFQRDTTGLTTENTELRLRLQAMEQQAKLCDALNEALKKEVDRLKIATGEMVTRPNSNSLAMHRPSYSQAPFFSFQSQHFAGELHTMQMPPLHPLSPNMSSPRPLIDVTTPYNLSNMLPSDHVPVGQFQVLDISHPIPHVLIHDGPSISVNKINDAF, encoded by the exons ATGTCGTTCTCACACCACCGTCGAACTCAATCGGAGCTTCATGTCCGAATCCCCGACGAATTTGATCTTGATCTCGATATGGAT CCCGTATCCGACCACCAACTACCTCCGTTCTCACCTGCCTCTGCCACCGTGCCGCCCATTGTGGATATCAGTAAAACCACCGTGAGGCCTGGTCACCGGCGCAGCAACTCGGCGGACGgcacctcttcttcttcattgttgttggAAGGCATTGAGGCCAAGAAGGCCATGTCCCCTGACAAGCTCGCTGAATTGTGGACTGTTGATCCCAAGCGAGCCAAGAg GATTTTGGCCAACCGTAAATCGGCGGCCCGTTCAAAGGAGAGGAGAGCTTGTTATGTGGTGGAGCTTGAGAGAAAAATTCAGGTTCTTCAAACAGAAGCAACTACTCTTTCAGcccaattaaatctttttcag AGAGATACAACTGGTTTGACTACTGAAAATACTGAACTTAGGCTACGCTTACAAGCTATGGAGCAACAAGCTAAGTTATGTGATG cTCTGAATGAAGCACTGAAAAAAGAAGTTGATAGACTCAAGATTGCTACTGGAGAGATGGTAACTCGTCCCAATTCGAATAGTTTGGCAATGCATCGGCCTTCATATTCTCAAGCTCCTTTCTTCTCGTTTCAATCGCAACATTTTGCAGGCGAACTTCACACCATGCAAATGCCTCCTTTGCATCCACTGTCGCCTAATATGTCTTCCCCTCGACCGCTGATTGATGTAACTACTCCATACAATTTGTCAAACATGTTGCCAAGTGATCATGTTCCTGTTGGCCAATTTCAGGTGCTAGACATAAGTCATCCGATCCCTCATGTTCTGATTCATGATGGTCCCTCCATTTCTGTTAATAAAATCAACGATgccttttga